A single window of Actinoallomurus bryophytorum DNA harbors:
- a CDS encoding TIGR01777 family oxidoreductase: MTNVVIAGSSGLIGTALRRSLEADGHSVTRLVRHVPEAPGEVEWPPTPSVLADAVVVNLAGAGIGDRRWTPAYKKVLLDSRVSTTAALAELCVQARPGVLISASGMRWYGIDRGDEALTEASAAASPGFLPMVSHRWEAATRPAEDAGIRVCHLRTGLVLSGQGGVLPRLLPWFRAGLGASIGSGREYWSQISLTDTVRAIRFLASDPQAYGPYNITAPHPARSRDLTDTLARELGRRAFLRLPAWPLRLTVGQVAPEVLGSLRVIPDRLTTAGFTFHHPDVESALRAALDHA, translated from the coding sequence ATGACGAACGTCGTCATCGCGGGGTCGAGCGGCCTGATCGGGACCGCTTTGCGGCGGTCCTTGGAGGCCGACGGGCACAGCGTCACACGTCTGGTCCGGCACGTTCCCGAGGCTCCGGGCGAGGTCGAATGGCCGCCCACCCCCTCGGTCCTGGCCGACGCCGTGGTCGTGAACCTCGCGGGCGCCGGTATCGGAGACCGGCGCTGGACGCCCGCCTACAAGAAGGTCCTGCTGGACAGCCGAGTCTCGACGACCGCCGCCCTGGCCGAGCTGTGCGTGCAGGCCCGTCCCGGCGTGCTCATCTCCGCCTCGGGCATGCGCTGGTACGGAATCGACCGGGGCGACGAGGCGCTCACCGAGGCGTCCGCCGCCGCCTCCCCTGGCTTCCTGCCGATGGTCTCCCACCGCTGGGAGGCGGCCACCCGGCCCGCCGAGGACGCCGGAATCCGCGTGTGCCATCTGCGTACGGGCCTCGTCCTGTCCGGGCAGGGCGGCGTCCTGCCGAGACTCCTGCCCTGGTTCCGTGCGGGCCTCGGCGCCTCGATCGGCTCCGGCCGCGAGTACTGGAGCCAGATCTCCCTGACCGACACGGTCCGCGCCATCCGCTTCCTGGCCTCGGACCCGCAGGCGTACGGGCCGTACAACATCACCGCGCCGCACCCCGCCCGCAGCCGCGACCTCACCGACACTCTTGCTCGCGAGCTGGGCAGACGTGCCTTCCTCCGGCTCCCGGCCTGGCCCCTGCGCCTCACGGTGGGCCAGGTCGCCCCCGAGGTGCTCGGCAGCCTCCGCGTCATCCCCGACCGCCTCACCACGGCCGGTTTCACCTTCCACCACCCCGACGTGGAATCCGCCCTCCGAGCCGCCCTCGACCACGCCTGA